In the Leptolyngbya sp. SIO1E4 genome, one interval contains:
- a CDS encoding cytochrome bc complex cytochrome b subunit — protein sequence MPEEEMELASKVSGIMSHFPEVWQEYQDWLRDIVSSRTDLLSRYPAWQVSVIFRWRLLYFAVYVAGVVLCDQFLKRLRAFFVGGNVVKARLLSAKAAIAQALAGQLTSRFPSSQRYRYILQRTATLLAVAELTLCGVAALTGVLLAFYYQPAAMGAHESLTRIMHTITNGTLILSLHQVAGHGLIILALVQIVVMFLGREFLLSWLTGWISGILLTLTAIGLSWTAIVLSWEQTSFWRFKVELSIVGSIPLVGATLKEILSGGSGISSITLQHMYAFHSYVLAIAAILLSVIHLTALLFQEQTWKPTEKRFSFAKGCQRAAPNRNAPSA from the coding sequence ATGCCTGAGGAAGAAATGGAATTAGCCAGCAAAGTCAGTGGCATCATGAGCCATTTCCCAGAGGTGTGGCAGGAGTACCAGGACTGGCTTAGGGACATCGTGTCTTCTCGAACAGACCTGCTGAGCCGGTATCCAGCCTGGCAGGTCAGTGTGATTTTCCGATGGCGACTGCTTTATTTTGCGGTCTATGTCGCGGGGGTTGTTCTCTGTGATCAGTTCCTTAAAAGGCTTAGGGCATTTTTTGTGGGAGGCAATGTTGTGAAAGCTCGACTCTTATCTGCAAAAGCCGCGATCGCCCAAGCGCTGGCAGGGCAGTTGACTAGCCGATTTCCTTCATCGCAGCGGTACCGCTACATCCTGCAACGGACAGCCACCCTACTGGCGGTGGCGGAGTTAACCCTATGTGGCGTGGCTGCTCTGACCGGTGTCTTGCTGGCGTTTTATTATCAGCCGGCAGCCATGGGGGCACACGAATCACTGACCAGGATTATGCACACCATTACCAACGGAACCCTCATCCTGAGCCTGCATCAGGTTGCCGGTCATGGCCTAATTATCTTAGCCCTGGTTCAAATCGTCGTGATGTTCTTAGGTCGCGAGTTTTTGCTCTCCTGGCTTACCGGTTGGATCAGCGGTATCCTTTTAACCCTCACCGCCATTGGCCTCAGCTGGACTGCCATTGTCTTAAGTTGGGAACAGACCAGTTTCTGGCGCTTTAAGGTCGAACTCAGCATTGTGGGCTCCATTCCCCTGGTCGGAGCAACATTGAAGGAGATTCTCTCCGGTGGCAGCGGTATCAGCAGCATCACACTGCAGCATATGTATGCGTTCCATAGCTATGTCTTAGCGATCGCAGCCATTCTGCTGTCTGTCATTCACCTCACCGCACTGCTCTTTCAAGAGCAAACCTGGAAACCAACTGAGAAGCGGTTTAGCTTTGCCAAGGGGTGTCAGAGGGCAGCACCCAATCGCAATGCACCCTCTGCATAG
- a CDS encoding endonuclease/exonuclease/phosphatase family protein codes for MTLWLLLRSQGLGHLWGIGVLNYIAIYLFIPLPVLLIAALWFRQWRLGMGLGIPTLAFCLLYGAFFLPSLPHPPSPGQAITVMTFNVRLGNQDALPLVQVIRAEQPDIVGLQEFTPQLLRALTQALADDYPHKALVLEQPGLGAVGILSKFPVKKSVIFSLPGHRSGVRPNTGKAFSPPGSRLGIRATIQISDQRIQVVSVDGVHNPTLGEPFHQWPATARKHYAQKTEEIRRLEEQLRQESDPFLLLCDCNLVDTSEFYARLSSFAHDSFRKQGWGLGHTLSVQVGYFSLAAGQRIDYIWHSDEFTALRAWVGHDGGSSDHFPVLAKFVLTK; via the coding sequence ATGACCCTGTGGTTGCTCCTGCGATCGCAGGGGTTGGGGCATCTCTGGGGAATCGGTGTCCTCAACTATATTGCTATCTATCTGTTCATTCCTCTGCCGGTCTTACTGATCGCAGCCCTCTGGTTTCGTCAGTGGCGATTGGGGATGGGGTTAGGCATTCCTACCCTGGCCTTTTGCCTGCTGTACGGGGCGTTTTTCTTACCCTCTCTGCCCCACCCACCCTCCCCTGGGCAAGCCATCACCGTCATGACGTTTAACGTCCGCTTGGGTAATCAAGACGCTTTGCCCCTCGTCCAGGTGATTCGTGCTGAGCAGCCAGACATTGTGGGACTGCAAGAATTTACCCCGCAGCTGCTAAGGGCATTAACTCAAGCACTTGCCGACGATTATCCCCACAAGGCCCTCGTGCTGGAGCAACCAGGATTAGGGGCTGTGGGCATTTTGAGTAAATTTCCGGTTAAAAAGAGTGTGATCTTTTCTCTACCGGGGCATCGCTCTGGCGTCAGGCCGAACACGGGTAAGGCGTTTTCTCCGCCCGGATCGCGGTTAGGAATCCGGGCAACCATTCAGATAAGTGACCAGCGCATTCAAGTGGTCAGTGTAGACGGGGTTCACAACCCTACCCTAGGAGAGCCCTTTCATCAGTGGCCTGCCACTGCTAGGAAACATTACGCCCAAAAAACTGAGGAAATCCGTCGCCTGGAAGAACAACTGCGACAAGAAAGCGATCCTTTCTTGCTGCTCTGTGACTGCAACTTGGTAGACACCTCTGAGTTCTACGCCAGGCTCTCTAGCTTTGCCCACGACAGTTTTCGCAAACAAGGCTGGGGCTTAGGCCATACACTTTCAGTTCAGGTTGGCTACTTCTCCCTCGCAGCCGGTCAACGCATAGACTACATTTGGCACTCAGACGAGTTTACGGCGCTGCGGGCATGGGTCGGTCACGATGGCGGGAGTTCGGATCACTTTCCAGTACTGGCCAAATTCGTTCTAACAAAATAG
- a CDS encoding helix-turn-helix transcriptional regulator, protein MSDQDLRLTPNQEVILAALRFRRRYGLEIMAAIEKSGGQQIGFNSLYPNLKKLEKKGFVKSEWGDEAPEEHTGARRKYYRITGTGVQALNAKQQLLESVAHWTPEPKGV, encoded by the coding sequence ATGAGCGATCAAGATTTGCGTCTGACCCCTAACCAAGAAGTGATTCTGGCAGCGCTGCGCTTCCGCAGACGCTATGGCCTGGAGATCATGGCCGCGATCGAAAAAAGTGGGGGGCAGCAGATCGGATTTAACTCGCTCTACCCCAACCTGAAGAAGCTGGAGAAAAAGGGCTTTGTCAAATCTGAATGGGGAGATGAAGCCCCGGAAGAACATACCGGTGCCCGGCGGAAATACTACCGAATCACGGGTACAGGAGTGCAGGCACTGAATGCTAAACAGCAACTGCTAGAGAGCGTTGCTCATTGGACGCCAGAGCCCAAGGGGGTATGA